A section of the Rossellomorea marisflavi genome encodes:
- a CDS encoding type III pantothenate kinase codes for MIFVMDVGNTNIVFGVYENDELKYHWRAETNRHKTEDEFGMLVKNLFEHAKLSFDDIDGIIISSVVPPIMFSLERMCVKYFHITPLVVGPGIKTGLNIKYDNPKEVGADRIVNAVAGIYEYGGPLIIVDFGTATTYCYVNEDKQYMGGAIAPGIGISTEALYSKAAKLPRIEIARPENIIGKNTVTAMQAGILYGYVGQVEGIVRRMKEQSTQEPTVIATGGLATLISKESTVIDVVDPFLTLKGLKLIYKRNING; via the coding sequence GTGATTTTTGTAATGGATGTTGGAAATACGAACATTGTGTTCGGTGTATATGAAAATGACGAATTGAAGTATCACTGGAGAGCCGAGACGAATCGCCATAAGACCGAGGATGAATTTGGCATGCTTGTAAAGAATTTGTTTGAGCATGCGAAGCTATCCTTTGATGATATTGATGGTATTATTATATCCTCCGTTGTTCCTCCCATCATGTTCAGTCTTGAAAGGATGTGCGTGAAGTACTTCCATATCACGCCCCTTGTTGTAGGACCTGGAATCAAGACGGGCTTGAATATCAAATATGATAATCCCAAGGAAGTCGGAGCCGACCGTATCGTCAATGCCGTAGCAGGTATTTATGAATACGGAGGGCCACTGATCATCGTGGACTTTGGTACAGCTACCACTTACTGCTATGTGAATGAAGACAAGCAGTATATGGGCGGTGCCATTGCCCCTGGGATCGGGATCTCGACGGAAGCACTCTATTCAAAGGCTGCGAAATTGCCGCGGATTGAAATTGCACGTCCGGAGAATATTATTGGAAAGAATACTGTCACTGCCATGCAAGCCGGAATTTTATACGGATATGTGGGACAAGTGGAAGGCATCGTACGCCGTATGAAAGAACAAAGTACTCAGGAGCCGACCGTCATCGCCACCGGCGGGTTGGCGACGTTGATTTCGAAAGAATCGACAGTCATCGATGTGGTCGATCCATTCCTGACGCTGAAAGGCTTGAAGCTGATTTATAAACGCAACATTAACGGATAA
- the hslO gene encoding Hsp33 family molecular chaperone HslO produces the protein MSDYLVKALAYDGQVRAYAVKSTETVGEAQRRHNTWPTASAALGRSMSAGLMMGAMLKGENKLTIKVEGGGPIGAIIVDSNANGEVRGYVTNPHVHFDLNEHGKLDVRRAVGTEGTLSVVKDIGMRDNFSGQVPIVSGELGEDFTYYFVTSEQVPSSVGVGVLVNPDNTILASGGFILQLLPGAEDETITKIEERLGKIEPISKLIQRGLSPEQILDEVLGEDNVKVLETMPVNFQCQCSKERFGDAIISLGEEEIKDMIQEDGMAEAKCHFCNETYIFSEKELKELQLQAK, from the coding sequence ATGAGCGACTATTTAGTAAAAGCGTTGGCCTATGATGGTCAAGTAAGGGCATATGCCGTCAAAAGTACAGAAACCGTAGGAGAAGCACAGCGACGCCACAATACATGGCCGACTGCTTCTGCAGCCCTAGGGCGTTCCATGAGTGCAGGTCTCATGATGGGGGCCATGCTCAAAGGTGAGAACAAACTTACAATAAAAGTGGAAGGTGGCGGACCAATCGGTGCCATCATCGTCGATAGCAATGCAAATGGTGAGGTAAGGGGATATGTCACCAACCCCCATGTCCACTTCGACCTGAATGAACATGGTAAATTGGATGTGCGTCGTGCTGTTGGGACAGAAGGTACCCTTTCTGTTGTAAAAGATATCGGCATGAGGGATAACTTCTCCGGACAGGTGCCGATCGTTTCAGGCGAACTCGGAGAAGACTTCACCTACTATTTTGTGACCAGTGAACAGGTTCCTTCTTCTGTCGGAGTCGGCGTACTTGTGAACCCTGACAATACGATCCTGGCATCAGGAGGCTTCATCCTTCAGCTTCTTCCTGGAGCAGAAGATGAGACGATCACGAAGATCGAGGAGCGCCTAGGGAAAATCGAGCCGATTTCAAAGCTCATCCAACGCGGCCTTTCGCCTGAACAGATATTGGACGAGGTTCTGGGCGAGGACAATGTGAAGGTCCTTGAAACCATGCCTGTCAATTTCCAATGTCAATGTTCGAAGGAGCGGTTCGGTGATGCGATCATCAGCCTTGGTGAAGAGGAAATCAAAGATATGATCCAAGAAGACGGCATGGCCGAAGCCAAATGTCACTTCTGTAACGAAACGTATATCTTCTCTGAAAAAGAACTGAAAGAGCTTCAGCTGCAAGCAAAATAA
- a CDS encoding peptidyl-prolyl cis-trans isomerase — MMRIKRSVLLTVIGLLLATNILTLIFSGKGEGKNTESVASIDGKDITREEWLHSLEDKYGKEELKALINRKVMDRLALKYDISVSQKEIDREFAMIQSAYNVLDEGNLQDEKDIKSQIKADLLLEKLLTKDVEISDKELKKYYEQNERLYTIPKMVKLKQIQVPDQSEADQILKELKDGSSFEALAMEKSTDQKTAPLGGDLGYIPDDGNILTQEAKAEVNTLSKGEWSKPVPSDDGYLIYFVEDTIKKNHYSFKQVKEQIRRKIALEQVESPMRAESFWDELDVDWYYGKDQTK; from the coding sequence ATGATGAGAATTAAACGTTCCGTCCTATTGACGGTGATCGGACTTTTATTGGCTACAAATATCCTGACGCTCATCTTCTCCGGAAAAGGGGAAGGGAAGAATACAGAGAGCGTGGCAAGCATCGACGGGAAGGATATCACCCGGGAGGAGTGGCTCCATTCTCTTGAAGACAAGTATGGAAAAGAGGAGCTGAAGGCGCTCATCAACCGGAAGGTGATGGATCGCCTGGCCCTGAAATACGATATTTCCGTCTCTCAAAAGGAGATCGATCGGGAATTCGCCATGATCCAGTCCGCTTATAATGTCCTCGATGAAGGCAATCTCCAGGACGAGAAAGACATCAAGTCCCAGATCAAAGCGGATCTCCTCTTGGAAAAGCTCCTCACAAAAGACGTGGAGATTTCCGATAAGGAACTGAAGAAGTATTATGAACAGAATGAACGCTTATACACCATTCCGAAAATGGTGAAGTTGAAGCAGATCCAAGTGCCGGATCAGTCTGAGGCCGACCAGATACTCAAGGAACTGAAAGATGGTTCGAGCTTTGAAGCGTTGGCCATGGAAAAATCCACTGATCAAAAGACTGCCCCCCTTGGGGGAGATCTCGGCTATATCCCTGACGATGGAAACATCCTGACCCAGGAAGCGAAAGCAGAGGTCAACACCCTGTCCAAGGGAGAGTGGAGCAAACCTGTTCCGTCTGATGACGGATACCTCATTTATTTTGTGGAGGATACAATCAAGAAGAATCACTATTCCTTCAAACAGGTGAAAGAGCAAATCAGGCGGAAGATCGCTCTTGAGCAGGTTGAATCCCCCATGCGGGCGGAATCCTTTTGGGATGAGCTCGATGTGGATTGGTACTATGGAAAAGACCAAACCAAATAG
- a CDS encoding FMN-binding protein, with translation MPKMNPKWVALCSAAVGSIYLSGMGISHLNEEQSPVIQNQQVQAGNVEKDDTPQVKAVQPETRRMYEDGTFSGQASNRIGAVTVAVTIQNDQITNVDITDVNTHYSSSYINDLPSEVVSKQSYDVDNVSGATLSTEDFRNAVQFALEKAKA, from the coding sequence ATGCCAAAAATGAATCCGAAATGGGTGGCCCTTTGTTCGGCTGCTGTAGGAAGCATTTATCTCTCGGGAATGGGCATCAGCCACCTGAACGAGGAGCAGAGTCCGGTCATTCAAAATCAGCAGGTTCAAGCGGGGAACGTCGAGAAAGACGATACACCTCAGGTGAAGGCCGTTCAACCGGAGACCCGCCGTATGTATGAAGATGGAACATTCTCCGGACAGGCTTCGAATCGGATCGGGGCCGTCACGGTAGCCGTCACCATTCAGAACGACCAGATCACAAATGTCGACATAACAGACGTGAATACCCACTATTCCTCGTCTTATATAAATGACCTGCCAAGTGAAGTGGTGTCAAAACAAAGCTACGATGTGGACAATGTCTCCGGTGCCACCCTCAGCACGGAAGATTTCAGGAATGCAGTACAGTTCGCATTGGAAAAGGCTAAAGCATAG
- a CDS encoding FAD:protein FMN transferase, giving the protein MERQLQIKSKIYMDTVVTLKVSTILPQEHVEEKMNKAYTFFKLIEERCSRFDPDSELKQLSGTCHEWVEVSDLLFQLLHFSLKMAEQTDGAFDPAIGSSLAAAGFHTNYLTREAVVLNERARGADYRHIHLNRRTRSVRLTEPMDLDLGAVAKGLAIDLAARELNGFEGFVVEAGGDLFVKGEKADGLPWEIGIQHPFDPESLIGMWPFKNQAICTSGGYERKSPIQNGSHHLIDPRKQTSPREVVSVTVTGSHAMLADAVSTSIFIMGWQKGLELARSTGCEAMIMTRDQHIHTSKGFGGGTK; this is encoded by the coding sequence ATGGAAAGGCAACTCCAGATCAAGTCAAAAATCTACATGGACACTGTCGTTACGCTGAAGGTATCGACTATCCTCCCTCAGGAGCATGTGGAGGAGAAGATGAATAAGGCGTATACATTCTTCAAGCTTATAGAAGAGCGGTGCAGTCGGTTCGATCCAGACAGTGAACTGAAGCAGCTGAGTGGTACCTGTCATGAGTGGGTGGAAGTGAGTGATCTGTTGTTCCAGCTCTTGCATTTCTCATTGAAAATGGCGGAACAGACCGATGGGGCATTTGACCCTGCTATAGGAAGCTCCCTCGCTGCAGCCGGATTTCATACGAACTACTTGACTCGCGAGGCGGTAGTCTTGAATGAGCGTGCCCGTGGAGCAGATTACCGACATATCCATCTCAATCGCAGGACCAGGAGCGTGCGGCTTACAGAACCTATGGATCTTGACCTGGGGGCAGTAGCCAAGGGGCTGGCCATCGACCTTGCCGCAAGGGAACTAAACGGGTTCGAGGGTTTCGTCGTTGAGGCAGGGGGAGACCTTTTTGTAAAAGGGGAGAAAGCTGATGGGCTACCATGGGAAATCGGCATTCAGCATCCCTTTGACCCCGAAAGCCTGATCGGGATGTGGCCGTTTAAAAATCAGGCGATTTGTACTTCGGGTGGATATGAGAGGAAGAGCCCGATACAGAATGGCAGCCATCACCTGATCGACCCGAGGAAACAGACATCTCCTCGTGAGGTTGTCAGCGTTACCGTGACAGGATCACACGCCATGCTGGCGGATGCAGTCTCCACTTCCATCTTCATCATGGGATGGCAGAAAGGTTTGGAGCTTGCCCGGTCAACGGGGTGTGAAGCCATGATCATGACGCGTGATCAACACATTCACACGTCAAAAGGATTCGGAGGTGGAACGAAATGA
- a CDS encoding RnfABCDGE type electron transport complex subunit D, with product MKSSYKNREIPSYELSKALREAAPAVRRERSEKHTESRWKSRLKTPKMTLLFLLAILFFIAEWFQPPLLGFMHVLLAVIPSLAVDLIISIKQERKKINLESAFITGLIMAMVLSSSTAWYVTPVLSAIAALSKHVLVNGRKPIFNPAATGLFIGLLVFSTGESGWGGLALSPVPFLAVLVAAGYYLTNKINKFPIVFSFLGSHFLVFLVFSIMGRGAPEVYSTPFIQSALFFGFFMATDPPTSPGKTRDQIVFGVLIGIISALMYVLFEGLSYLLVGLLTANLWKYALDKMRAKKKQSSKRGV from the coding sequence ATGAAATCATCCTATAAGAATCGCGAAATCCCATCCTATGAACTGTCAAAGGCTTTGAGAGAAGCAGCACCTGCAGTAAGGAGGGAGCGTTCGGAGAAACACACAGAATCAAGGTGGAAAAGTCGATTGAAGACACCGAAGATGACGCTCCTCTTCCTGCTCGCCATCCTTTTCTTTATTGCCGAGTGGTTCCAACCGCCGCTTCTTGGATTCATGCACGTCCTATTGGCGGTGATTCCATCTCTGGCGGTCGATTTGATCATATCAATCAAACAAGAGAGGAAAAAAATCAACCTGGAGTCGGCCTTCATCACGGGACTGATTATGGCCATGGTCCTCAGCTCTTCAACGGCTTGGTATGTGACACCTGTTCTATCAGCCATCGCCGCGTTGTCCAAGCATGTGCTGGTGAACGGGAGAAAGCCGATATTTAATCCGGCTGCAACCGGGTTGTTCATCGGGCTCCTCGTCTTTTCCACAGGGGAAAGCGGGTGGGGCGGCCTTGCGCTTTCGCCCGTCCCTTTCCTAGCGGTATTGGTGGCGGCAGGTTATTACCTTACAAATAAAATAAATAAATTCCCCATCGTTTTCAGCTTTTTAGGCTCCCATTTTTTAGTCTTCCTCGTCTTTTCCATCATGGGCAGGGGAGCCCCGGAAGTGTATTCAACACCTTTCATCCAGTCGGCGCTGTTTTTCGGATTTTTCATGGCGACAGATCCGCCTACATCTCCCGGGAAAACAAGGGATCAGATTGTGTTCGGTGTCCTGATTGGAATCATCAGCGCCCTGATGTACGTCCTCTTCGAAGGGCTTTCCTACTTATTGGTAGGATTGCTGACGGCAAATCTATGGAAATATGCATTGGATAAAATGAGGGCAAAGAAAAAACAAAGCAGTAAGAGAGGGGTTTAA
- a CDS encoding NAD(P)/FAD-dependent oxidoreductase has protein sequence MENEWYDVTIIGGGPVGLFSAFYAGMREMKVKIIESLPELGGQLASLYPEKDIYDIAGFPSIPAGELVEQLKKQALQFDTEVVLGQEVKEIVKRKDNLFRLCTHTGEEHLSRTVIITAGRGAFQPRKLEGGERFEGRNLHYHIPDLMRFKGKRVLLSGGGDSAVDWANLLDRHASSVLLVHRRDSFRAHEHSVDKLMKSGVEVLTPYAISGLAGDEKIESVTLDHLRGETGRSEKVDEVVVNHGVMASLGPVKQWGLELDRNAIVVNTRMETSIPGIYAAGDIATYPGKVKLIATGFGEGPTAVNHAKAFVDSGANIQPKHSTSLFSK, from the coding sequence ATGGAAAATGAATGGTACGATGTGACAATTATAGGAGGAGGTCCAGTCGGGCTTTTCTCAGCATTTTACGCCGGAATGAGGGAAATGAAGGTGAAGATCATCGAGAGCCTTCCTGAGCTGGGGGGCCAGCTCGCTTCCTTGTATCCTGAAAAAGACATTTATGATATTGCGGGCTTTCCTTCCATTCCTGCAGGTGAGCTTGTGGAGCAGCTTAAGAAGCAGGCCCTGCAGTTCGACACTGAAGTGGTCCTTGGACAGGAGGTAAAGGAAATAGTCAAAAGGAAGGATAATCTTTTCAGGCTCTGCACCCATACAGGGGAGGAACATCTTTCACGAACTGTAATCATCACGGCGGGCAGGGGGGCATTCCAGCCGAGAAAGCTTGAAGGGGGAGAGAGATTCGAAGGAAGGAATCTGCACTATCATATCCCTGATCTCATGAGATTCAAAGGGAAGAGGGTCTTATTATCCGGGGGAGGGGACTCTGCAGTGGATTGGGCCAATTTGCTCGACCGCCATGCCTCCAGTGTCTTACTTGTGCATAGACGGGATTCTTTCAGGGCGCATGAGCATAGCGTCGACAAACTGATGAAATCCGGTGTAGAAGTACTGACCCCCTATGCAATCAGTGGACTTGCAGGAGATGAGAAGATAGAATCCGTAACCCTTGACCATCTCCGCGGGGAAACAGGACGCTCGGAAAAAGTCGATGAAGTGGTGGTCAACCATGGGGTCATGGCCTCTCTTGGACCGGTGAAGCAGTGGGGCCTTGAACTTGATCGCAATGCTATTGTCGTGAATACCCGTATGGAAACGTCCATACCGGGTATATATGCAGCGGGTGATATTGCTACCTATCCAGGGAAGGTGAAGCTCATTGCCACAGGATTCGGGGAAGGACCGACGGCGGTGAATCACGCCAAGGCATTCGTTGATTCAGGAGCCAACATTCAGCCAAAGCATAGTACATCACTATTTTCGAAGTAA
- a CDS encoding ferredoxin has translation MYTKVDKETCIACGACGSCAPDIFRYDDEGLSEVYLDGDENRGITKIPFSLHEDLEDAEAGCPTDSILVSAHEF, from the coding sequence ATGTATACCAAAGTGGACAAAGAGACGTGCATTGCCTGCGGAGCTTGTGGAAGCTGTGCTCCGGACATTTTCAGGTACGATGATGAAGGACTGTCAGAGGTGTATCTTGATGGGGATGAGAACAGGGGCATCACCAAGATCCCCTTTTCACTTCATGAGGATCTTGAAGATGCGGAAGCCGGATGCCCGACTGACTCCATCCTGGTATCTGCACATGAGTTCTAA
- a CDS encoding sensor histidine kinase, with protein sequence MNTIVLLILLNGFSISVYFYTGHRLNKQVDNELRRAEHQFKEHPSSLMEERSPEESEASDILTVVRSGTNMVYSSAVTPTEEADISSLDRSNLKSGIARYRTDGETFRVLTKNIQSDAFGDGKSSYTIQFIYRMHQEQEMLEHLLFVMIWISAAGTIFSILAGYFLANRALQPVKNAWDKQTRFVADASHELRTPLSVMQLNLEHLFRYPDHTVEDEIERISSTIQETRYMSKMVADLLTLARSDTDQAELIGESIIIDEPLDKAVLAFKEVANLKGIKLIAAPPSGLQVLGDEERLYQLFIILLNNAVKYTPAGGSVEICTAKEGGKVRTEIKDTGIGISPDDLPHVFDRFYRGDQARSRGVEGTGLGLSIAKWITDIHSGSIKIESRPGKGTTIILSFPIRKN encoded by the coding sequence TTGAATACCATCGTGCTTTTGATTCTCCTGAACGGATTTTCCATCAGCGTTTACTTTTATACCGGACACCGATTAAACAAACAGGTCGATAACGAACTGCGCCGTGCAGAACACCAGTTCAAAGAACATCCTTCCTCCCTCATGGAAGAACGATCACCTGAAGAATCCGAAGCTTCCGACATCCTTACAGTGGTGCGGAGTGGAACGAACATGGTCTATTCTAGTGCCGTAACACCCACAGAAGAAGCAGACATCTCCTCTCTAGATCGTTCCAACTTAAAAAGCGGGATTGCGCGCTATCGTACAGACGGGGAAACCTTCAGAGTGCTCACCAAAAACATACAGAGCGATGCCTTCGGGGACGGAAAATCCTCCTACACCATCCAATTCATCTACCGCATGCACCAGGAGCAGGAAATGCTGGAGCATCTACTCTTTGTTATGATCTGGATCAGCGCTGCCGGAACCATCTTCAGTATACTGGCCGGATACTTCCTCGCGAACCGGGCCCTTCAGCCCGTTAAAAACGCTTGGGATAAACAAACGCGGTTCGTTGCAGATGCCTCCCATGAACTCCGCACCCCGCTGTCGGTCATGCAGCTGAACCTTGAACATTTATTCCGCTATCCCGATCACACGGTCGAAGATGAAATCGAACGGATTTCTTCAACGATCCAAGAAACCCGCTATATGTCTAAGATGGTGGCAGACCTCTTGACCTTGGCCCGCTCAGATACCGACCAGGCAGAACTCATCGGGGAGTCTATCATCATCGATGAACCATTGGATAAAGCCGTCCTTGCGTTCAAGGAAGTGGCCAACTTGAAAGGGATCAAACTCATTGCCGCCCCGCCTTCCGGGCTACAGGTACTGGGAGATGAAGAACGCCTGTATCAACTGTTTATCATCCTTCTGAATAACGCGGTAAAATATACACCTGCAGGCGGAAGTGTCGAAATCTGCACCGCGAAAGAAGGAGGAAAGGTGCGAACTGAGATTAAAGATACCGGGATCGGGATTTCTCCTGACGACCTGCCTCATGTATTCGACCGATTTTACAGGGGCGATCAGGCACGATCCCGGGGCGTGGAAGGTACGGGACTCGGTCTTTCCATCGCCAAGTGGATCACCGACATCCATTCCGGTTCCATAAAAATCGAAAGCCGTCCCGGTAAAGGAACGACCATCATTCTTTCTTTTCCCATCCGTAAGAACTGA
- a CDS encoding response regulator transcription factor, whose product MNILIIEDDPALLEILTTVIEEERFKVEQADNGEYGLELALTNMYDLIIVDWMLPELDGISVIQKVKGADISAPILMLTAKDSIRYKVSGLNAGADDYLVKPFATQELIARIFSLLRRARKIDNGGNITDNGLILDVNAHTATVDGDTLSLTSKEYELLAYFLTNRNQILTKQQIFDRIWGIESETMEGIVDLYIHYVRKKLAPSGFEKRIQTVRGVGYRWRGE is encoded by the coding sequence ATGAACATTTTAATCATAGAAGATGATCCAGCACTACTTGAAATCCTGACGACCGTCATTGAAGAAGAACGGTTCAAGGTGGAGCAGGCGGATAATGGCGAGTACGGGCTGGAGCTTGCCCTGACCAATATGTATGATCTGATCATTGTGGATTGGATGCTCCCGGAGCTTGACGGGATCTCTGTCATCCAAAAAGTGAAAGGGGCAGACATTTCAGCACCGATCCTCATGTTGACGGCAAAGGACAGTATACGGTACAAAGTTAGTGGCTTGAATGCAGGAGCCGATGATTATCTGGTCAAACCATTTGCTACCCAAGAGCTGATCGCCCGGATCTTCTCCCTGTTGCGTCGTGCAAGAAAAATAGACAACGGGGGCAATATCACCGATAACGGTCTTATACTGGATGTGAATGCGCACACAGCTACGGTTGATGGAGACACGCTCAGCCTGACCTCGAAAGAGTACGAGCTTCTGGCATACTTTCTTACCAACCGGAATCAGATCCTGACCAAACAACAGATCTTTGACCGCATCTGGGGAATCGAATCAGAGACGATGGAAGGCATCGTCGATCTGTACATCCATTATGTAAGGAAAAAGCTTGCACCTTCCGGATTCGAAAAGCGAATTCAGACCGTCCGCGGTGTTGGCTATAGATGGAGGGGCGAATGA
- the cysK gene encoding cysteine synthase A, with the protein MVRVANSISELIGQTPIVKLNRIVDDGSADVYLKLEYMNPGSSVKDRIALAMIEAGEEAGTLKAGDTIVEPTSGNTGIGLAMVAAAKGYRALLVMPDTMSMERRNLLRAYGAELVLTPGAEGMGGAIRKAEELSKEKGYFMPQQFKNTANPKVHRETTGPEIVEQMGDQLDAFIAGIGTGGTITGVGEVLKEKYPDIKLYAVEPSDSPVLSGGKPGPHKIQGIGAGFVPEILNTSLYDEVIQVGKEEAFDYARRAASEEGILGGISSGAAIYAANEVAKKLGKGKKVLAIIPSNGERYLSTPLYQFDEE; encoded by the coding sequence ATGGTCAGAGTAGCTAACTCAATTTCGGAATTGATCGGGCAGACGCCGATTGTGAAACTGAATCGAATTGTGGATGATGGGAGTGCCGATGTCTACTTGAAGCTTGAATATATGAATCCGGGAAGCTCGGTAAAAGACCGGATTGCCCTTGCGATGATCGAGGCTGGTGAAGAAGCAGGCACATTGAAGGCTGGGGATACGATTGTTGAGCCGACGAGTGGGAATACGGGAATTGGCCTTGCCATGGTGGCTGCGGCGAAAGGGTACCGTGCCCTTCTTGTTATGCCTGATACGATGAGTATGGAGCGTCGCAACCTTCTGCGTGCCTACGGTGCCGAGCTTGTCTTGACGCCTGGGGCAGAAGGAATGGGTGGAGCGATCCGCAAAGCCGAAGAGCTTTCCAAGGAGAAGGGTTACTTCATGCCTCAGCAGTTTAAGAATACGGCCAATCCAAAGGTGCACCGTGAAACGACGGGGCCTGAGATTGTGGAGCAGATGGGCGATCAGCTCGACGCCTTCATCGCAGGGATCGGTACAGGTGGTACCATCACAGGTGTCGGTGAAGTCCTGAAAGAGAAATATCCCGATATCAAACTGTATGCTGTGGAGCCATCGGATTCCCCTGTGCTGTCAGGTGGTAAGCCGGGTCCTCATAAGATCCAGGGGATCGGTGCCGGTTTTGTTCCGGAGATCCTGAATACCTCCCTTTATGACGAGGTCATCCAGGTCGGGAAGGAAGAAGCGTTCGACTATGCAAGAAGAGCTGCAAGCGAAGAAGGGATCCTTGGCGGAATCTCATCCGGTGCGGCAATCTACGCGGCGAATGAAGTAGCGAAGAAGCTTGGGAAAGGGAAGAAGGTCCTTGCCATCATCCCAAGTAACGGAGAGCGCTATTTGAGCACGCCTCTCTATCAGTTCGACGAAGAGTGA
- the pabB gene encoding aminodeoxychorismate synthase, component I translates to MQHVYFLKHPSSKEQFFASYEQISRRESHHVLLESGRGGRYSIAGIRPEAILTGHSHGLEVEHEGSVEVLEGDPLVQLEGWLAQRKAPRQEELPDFQGGVIGFITYDYARQIERIPNIAHDDQSLPDLYFYYFNEWVVFDHETDCLWIMMLSSLGDEGAEGRLKERLAEWSAPAGVTTAGENEYEPGEVQVSMNEKAFSDAVRKIQAYIAQGDVFQVNLSVRQSQDLKVDPFLVYKELRLLNPSPYMSYMHSPELQVVSGSPELLVKKQGLEVSTRPIAGTRSRGADDEEDARLASELIHNEKERAEHVMLVDLERNDLGRVCEYGTVEVNEFMVIEKYSHVMHIVSNVRGRIHDTKTGADLIRSVFPGGTITGAPKVRTMEIIEELEPVRRGIYTGSVGWIGVNGDMELNIVIRTMLVKDGIGHIQAGAGVVIDSNPAHEYKESLKKAKAMWVAKDRAEGRGVKA, encoded by the coding sequence ATGCAGCACGTATACTTTCTGAAGCATCCATCATCCAAAGAACAATTTTTCGCATCATATGAACAGATAAGCCGTCGTGAATCACATCACGTCCTCCTGGAGAGCGGGCGCGGAGGAAGGTATAGCATCGCTGGCATCAGGCCCGAAGCTATTCTGACAGGACATTCCCACGGACTTGAAGTTGAACATGAAGGGTCAGTCGAGGTGCTTGAGGGGGATCCCCTCGTACAGCTGGAAGGGTGGCTGGCCCAAAGGAAAGCCCCGAGACAAGAAGAGCTCCCCGATTTTCAAGGGGGGGTAATCGGGTTCATCACCTATGACTATGCGAGGCAGATCGAACGCATCCCGAACATTGCTCATGATGATCAGTCCCTGCCTGATCTCTACTTTTATTATTTCAACGAGTGGGTGGTCTTTGATCATGAAACCGACTGCCTGTGGATCATGATGCTTTCTTCTTTGGGGGATGAGGGCGCCGAGGGAAGGCTGAAAGAACGGCTGGCTGAATGGAGCGCGCCTGCTGGGGTGACCACTGCCGGTGAAAATGAGTATGAACCTGGAGAGGTTCAAGTATCCATGAACGAAAAGGCTTTTTCAGATGCGGTCAGGAAGATCCAGGCGTACATCGCTCAAGGGGACGTATTCCAGGTTAACCTATCCGTACGACAATCACAGGATTTGAAAGTCGACCCGTTCCTGGTCTATAAAGAGCTCCGCCTTTTGAATCCTTCTCCATATATGAGCTACATGCATTCCCCGGAACTGCAGGTGGTATCAGGTTCTCCGGAGCTGCTCGTCAAAAAGCAGGGTCTTGAAGTCAGCACCCGGCCGATTGCCGGGACGCGCTCAAGAGGGGCAGACGATGAAGAAGACGCACGCCTTGCTTCCGAGCTCATCCACAATGAGAAGGAGCGTGCCGAGCACGTGATGCTCGTCGACCTTGAGCGCAACGACCTCGGAAGGGTCTGTGAGTATGGAACCGTGGAAGTGAATGAATTCATGGTCATTGAAAAATACTCCCACGTCATGCACATCGTGTCCAACGTGAGGGGAAGGATTCACGACACCAAGACAGGGGCGGACTTGATCCGCTCAGTGTTCCCAGGTGGGACGATTACTGGGGCCCCGAAGGTGAGGACGATGGAAATCATCGAGGAGCTGGAGCCTGTGAGAAGGGGGATCTATACGGGATCGGTCGGGTGGATCGGCGTGAACGGTGACATGGAACTGAATATTGTCATCCGCACAATGTTGGTGAAGGACGGAATCGGCCACATCCAGGCTGGAGCGGGTGTCGTCATCGACTCCAATCCTGCCCACGAGTACAAAGAATCCCTCAAGAAGGCAAAAGCTATGTGGGTGGCGAAGGACCGCGCGGAAGGAAGGGGAGTGAAGGCATGA